From a region of the Colias croceus chromosome 14, ilColCroc2.1 genome:
- the LOC123697507 gene encoding LOW QUALITY PROTEIN: uncharacterized protein LOC123697507 (The sequence of the model RefSeq protein was modified relative to this genomic sequence to represent the inferred CDS: substituted 1 base at 1 genomic stop codon) yields the protein MVVYKRITPEMNEGVLQHLRESFFADEPLNKAVGLCERGQPHGALERLCSATMADGLSVAAVDGDTVLGVALNGILXPGDIEKSIRKIQKSTDEKFNKIFTILYTVSHDLDLFNTYQVDCLLECRIISVSDKARGRGLARELMKRSIDIARENNFKLFKVDATGAFSQRICSSLGLRVLHKVRYSEYCNEAGKPVFNVQPPHDSLCVMVLELP from the exons ATGGTTGTCTACAAAAGGATAACGCCAGAGATGAACGAGGGGGTGCTACAGCACCTCCGGGAGAGTTTCTTCGCTGACGAGCCCCTGAACAAAGCCGTGGGGCTCTGCGAGCGGGGTCAGCCGCATGGAGCCTTGGAAAGGCTCTGCTCGGCTACCATGGCTGATGGTCTATCGGTGGCTGCTGTTGATGGAGATACG GTTTTGGGAGTGGCCTTGAATGGGATCTTGTGACCCGGGGACATCGAGAAATCGATCaggaaaatacaaaaatcgaCCGACGAGAAGTTTAACAAG ataTTCACAATCCTGTACACGGTGAGCCACGATCTGGACCTCTTCAACACGTACCAAGTGGACTGTCTGCTGGAGTGCCGTATAATCTCTGTATCCGATAAGGCCAGGGGACGGGGACTCGCCAGGGAACTGATGAAGCGAAGCATTGACATCGCTAGGGAGAATAACTTCaag cTGTTCAAGGTGGATGCTACTGGTGCGTTTTCTCAACGCATTTGCAGCAGTTTGGGTTTGCGAGTACTGCACAAAGTTCGCTATTCGGAGTATTGCAATGAAGCCGGCAAACCGGTGTTCAATGTGCAACCGCCGCATGATTCTTTATGCGTTATGGTCTTGGAACTACcatga
- the LOC123697508 gene encoding gastrula zinc finger protein XlCGF57.1-like has product MVDLTKTCRTCMKNNVNMVDLFGPVKIEENCLLKLADVLTETTSLVISKEDGLPQLLCDTCAKTLQIVHTFRLQAVQSETELKKMLYFTPIKNEQYEVAVKQEDSDYFDNYEDFLNDMVSAKQDPESETYECKTCQKQFNKHKKFLKHLSTHESASLSCPKCSKRFHRQSSLEKHLLKHCDLAECDINNTVDNNSLEVKIEKENEEYKCRECDAVFSKPRALLTHLRKHDKSVREKFKCDHCNKYFALKTLLRRHMRLHMGDKPYKCTECTKSYSRRDQLLDHMNKHKNVKPYVCPHCQKSFTQLCTLKDHVRIHTGETPFLCSECGKGFNNRSNLRQHLMRHAGLKPFACKLCPKTFCTKGQMTSHMNTHTDAHPYKCTECNSTFTKPTSLKKHKLIHLGIKPFACDSCDMRFTCKDHLKRHQRIHTGEKPYRCAYCERAFTQSGDLVKHTRMHVGQNIYQCDVCHMKFRLLRELKRHYPSHYEGNDGKSDVQQSDMTKESDGRITITFTNLLDKTNVGDITINLSPEKS; this is encoded by the exons ATGGTTGACTTGACAAAAACTTGTCGTActtgtatgaaaaataatgtaaacatGGTGGACTTATTTGGACCAGTTAAAATAGAagaaaattgtttgttaaaattagCTGACGTGTTGACGGAGACAACTTCTTTAGTA ATTTCAAAGGAGGATGGTTTGCCACAATTACTATGCGATACATGCGCCAAAACTTTACAAATTGTTCATACATTTCGGCTTCAAGCTGTACAATCGGAAACCGAACTGAAGAAGATGTTATATTTTACTCCAATTAAGAATGAACAGTATGAGGTAGCAGTTAAACAGGAAGACTCAGATTATTTCGACAATTATGAAGATTTCCTCAATGACATGGTATCTGCGAAGCAGGACCCTGAATCGGAAACATACGAGTGTAAAACCTGtcaaaaacaatttaacaaacacaaaaagTTTTTGAAACACTTATCTACACATGAATCGGCTAGCTTATCCTGCCCTAAATGTAGTAAAAGATTCCACAGACAGTCGTCATTGgagaaacatttattaaaacattgtgATTTAGCAGAATGTGATATAAATAACactgtagataataatagtttaGAGGTAAAGATTGAAAAGGAGAATGAGGAATATAAGTGCAGGGAATGTGATGCAGTGTTCAGTAAACCGAGAGCTCTGTTGACACATTTGAGGAAGCATGATAAGTCAGTAAGGGAGAAGTTCAAATGTGATCACTGTAACAAGTATTTTGCtctaaaaacattattaaggCGTCACATGAGATTGCATATGGGTGACAAGCCCTATAAATGCACAGAGTGTACTAAAAGTTATTCAAGGCGAGACCAATTGTTGGATCACatgaataaacataaaaatgttaagCCATATGTATGTCCGCATTgtcaaaaat CATTTACACAACTATGTACGCTAAAAGATCATGTACGGATACACACAGGGGAAACTCCATTTTTGTGTTCTGAATGTGGGAAAGGCTTCAACAATAGATCTAATTTACGACAGCATCTTATGAGGCATGCCGGGCTCAAACCGTTTGCTTGCAAGCTGTGTCCTAAAACATTTTGTACAAAAG GTCAAATGACAAGTCACATGAACACACACACGGACGCGCACCCTTACAAATGTACAGAATGTAACTCCACATTCACGAAACCGACGTCCCTgaagaaacataaattgatACATTTGGGAATAAAACCGTTTGCATGTGATTCTTGTGATATGAG GTTCACGTGCAAGGACCACCTGAAGCGGCACCAGCGCATTCACACCGGCGAGAAGCCGTACCGCTGCGCATACTGCGAGCGCGCGTTCACGCAGAGCGGCGACCTCGTGAAGCACACGCGGATGCACGTGGGCCAGAATATATACCA ATGCGACGTATGCCACATGAAATTCCGTCTATTGCGTGAACTGAAACGTCATTACCCGTCACACTACGAGGGCAATGACGGCAAGAGTGACGTTCAGCAATCAGATATGACGAAGGAATCGGACGGACGGATAACTATCACGTTCACAAATCTGTTGGATAAAACTAATGTTGGTGATATCACTATAAATTTGTCGCCGGAAAAGAGTTAA